In one Capricornis sumatraensis isolate serow.1 chromosome 1, serow.2, whole genome shotgun sequence genomic region, the following are encoded:
- the C1H9orf78 gene encoding splicing factor C9orf78 homolog, producing the protein MPVTGKTFRRRRADSESEEDEQDSEEVRLKLEETREVQNLRKRPNGVSAVALLVGEKVQEETTLVDDPFQMKTGGMVDMKKLKERGKDKISEEEDLHLGTSFSAETNRRDEDADMMKYIETELKKRKGIVEHEEQKVKPKNAEDCLYELPENIRVSSAKKTEEMLSNQMLSGIPEVDLGIDAKIKNIISTEDAKARLLAEQQNKKKDSETSFVPTNMAVNYVQHNRFYHEELNAPIRRNKEEPKARPLRVGDTEKPEPERSPPNRKRPANEKATDDYHYEKFKKMNRRY; encoded by the exons ATGCCGGTCACCGGGAAGACTTTCCGCCGGCGCCGCGCCGACTCGGAGTCGGAGGAAGACGAGCAGGACTCAGAGGAGGTTCG atTAAAACTGGAAGAGACCCGAGAGGTGCAGAACTTGAGGAAGAGGCCCAACGGGGTGAG TGCTGTTGCCCTGCTGGTGGGAGAGAAGGTACAAGAGGAGACCACTCTAGTG GATGATCCCTTTCAGATGAAGACAGGCGGGATGGTGGACATGAAGAAACTAAAGGAAAGGGGCAAAGATAA GATCAGCGAAGAGGAAGACCTCCATCTGGGGACATCATTTTCCGCAGAAACCAACCGAAGGGACGAGGATGCCGACAT GATGAAGTACATTGAGACAGAGCTGAAGAAGCGGAAAGGGATCGTGGAACACGAGGAACAGAAAGTCAAACCAAAGAATGCAGAGGATTGCCTTTATGAGCTGCCGGAAAACATCCGGGTTTCCTCAGCAAAGAAGACGGAGGAGATGCTGTCTAACCAGATGCTGAGCGGCATCCCCGAGGTGGACCTCGGCATTGA tgcaaaaataaaaaacatcatTTCCACGGAGGACGCCAAGGCCCGTCTGCTGGCTGAGCAGCAGAACAAGAAGAAAGACAGCGAGACCTCCTTCGTGCCCACCAACATGGCTGTGAACTACGTGCAGCACAACCGAT TTTACCACGAGGAGCTCAATGCTCCCATACGGAGAAACAAAGAGGAGCCCAAAGCCCGACCCTTGCGCGTGGGGGACACAGAGAAGCCGGAGCCTGAGC gGTCCCCTCCCAACCGCAAGCGTCCTGCTAATGAGAAGGCCACGGATGATTATCATTACGAGAAGTTCAAGAAGATGAACAGGCGGTACTGA
- the TOR1A gene encoding torsin-1A, whose amino-acid sequence MKLGRAALGLLLLAPLAVRAVEPISLGLALAGVLTGYISYPRLYCLFAECCSPKRSLSREALQKDLDSKLFGQHLAKKVILNAVSGFISNPKPKKPLTLSLHGWTGTGKNFVSKIIAENIYEGGLNSDYVHLFVATLHFPHISNITLYKDQLQSWIRGNVSACARSIFIFDEMDKMHAGLIDAIKPYLDYYDNLDGVSYQKAIFIFLSNAGAERITDVALDFWRSGKQREEIKLKDMEHALSVSAFNNKNSGFWHSSLIDRNLIDYFVPFLPLEYKHLKMCIRVEMQSRGYEVDEDIVSRVAEEMTFFPKEERVFSDKGCKTVFTKLDYYYDD is encoded by the exons ATGAAGCTGGGGCGGGCCGCgctgggcctgctgctgctggcgCCGTTGGCGGTGCGGGCGGTGGAGCCCATCAGCCTGGGATTGGCCCTGGCCGGCGTCCTCACCGGCTACATCTCCTACCCGCGCCTCTACTGCCTGTTCGCCGAGTGCTGCAGCCCGAAGCGGAGCCTCAGCCGGGAAG cGCTGCAGAAGGATCTCGACAGCAAGCTCTTTGGACAGCATCTTGCAAAGAAAGTCATCTTAAATGCTGTGTCTGGCTTCATCAGCAACCCAAAGCCCAAGAaacctctcaccctctccctgcACGGGTGGACCGGCACTGGCAAAAATTTTGTCAGCAAAATCATTGCGGAGAATATCTACGAGGGTGGGCTGAACAGTGACTATGTCCACCTGTTTGTGGCCACGCTGCACTTCCCACACATCTCGAACATCACTCTGTATAAG GATCAGTTACAGTCGTGGATTCGCGGCAACGTGAGTGCCTGTGCAAGGTCCATCTTCATATTTGATGAAATGGACAAGATGCACGCCGGCCTCATAGACGCCATCAAGCCTTACCTAGACTATTACGACAACCTGGATGGGGTCTCCTATCAGAAAGCCATCTTCATATTTCTCAG CAATGCTGGAGCAGAAAGGATCACAGATGTGGCTTTAGATTTCTGGAGAAGTggaaagcagagggaagaaatCAAGCTCAAAGACATGGAGCATGCCTTGTCTGTGTCGGCCTTCAATAACAAGAACA gtggcttctGGCACAGCAGCTTAATAGACCGAAACCTCATTGATTATTTCGTTCCCTTCCTCCCGCTGGAATATAAACACCTGAAGATGTGCATCAGAGTCGAAATGCAGTCCCGAGGCTACGAGGTGGACGAGGACATTGTGAGCAGGGTGGCTGAGGAAATGACATTTTTCCCCAAAGAGGAGAGAGTTTTCTCCGACAAAGGCTGCAAAACCGTATTCACCAAGTTAGATTACTACTACGATGACTGA
- the TOR1B gene encoding torsin-1B, which yields MRLDPRLGGAAALRLLLAAHVVAAFEPITVGIAIGAVSALTGYLSYKDLYCRFAECCLSERPLNASALKQDLEEKLFGQHLATEVILKALTGFKNNKNPKKPLTLSLHGWAGTGKNFVSQIVAENLHPKGLKSNFVHLFVSTLHFPHEQHIKLYQDQLQRWIRGNVSACAGSVFIFDEMDKLHPGVIDAIKPFLDYYEQIDGVSYRKAIFIFLSNAGGDLITKTALDFWRAGRKREDIQLKDLEAVLSVGVFNNKHSGLWHSGLIDRNLIDYFIPFLPLEYRHVKMCVRAEMKARGSAIDEDVITRVAEEMTFFPKDEKIYSDKGCKTVQSRLDFY from the exons ATGCGGCTGGATCCGCGGCTTGGGGGCGCCGCGGCGCTGCGACTGCTGCTGGCGGCCCACGTGGTGGCGGCATTCGAGCCTATCACGGTGGGCATCGCCATCGGGGCGGTGTCGGCGCTCACCGGCTACCTGTCTTACAAGGACCTGTACTGCCGCTTCGCCGAGTGCTGCCTCAGCGAGCGGCCGCTCAACGCGTCGG CCCTGAAGCAAGACTTGGAGGAGAAGCTGTTTGGGCAGCATCTGGCCACAGAGGTGATTCTCAAGGCGCTGACCGGcttcaagaacaacaaaaatccGAAGAAACCACTGACTCTCTCCTTACACGGCTGGGCTGGCACAGGCAAGAATTTTGTCAGCCAAATTGTGGCTGAAAATCTTCACCCCAAAGGCCTGAAGAGCAACTTTGTCCACCTGTTTGTGTCGACCCTGCACTTCCCTCATGAGCAGCACATAAAACTGTATCAG GACCAGTTACAGAGGTGGATCCGGGGTAACGTGAGTGCATGTGCGGGCTCCGTGTTCATATTTGACGAGATGGATAAGTTGCACCCGGGAGTCATTGATGCAATCAAGCCGTTCCTAGATTACTACGAGCAGATTGATGGTGTATCTTACCGGAAGGCCATCTTCATCTTTCTCAG CAACGCAGGCGGAGACCTCATAACTAAGACGGCCCTTGACTTCTGGCGGGccgggaggaagagagaggacaTCCAGCTGAAGGACCTGGAGGCGGTGCTGTCTGTCGGGGTCTTCAATAACAAACACA gtggcctgTGGCACAGCGGCCTGATAGACCGGAACCTCATCGACTACTTCATCCCCTTCCTGCCCCTGGAGTACAGACACGTGAAGATGTGCGTGCGGGCGGAGATGAAGGCCCGCGGTTCCGCCATCGACGAAGACGTCATTACCCGAGTGGCAGAGGAGATGACGTTCTTCCCGAAGGACGAGAAAATATACTCAGACAAGGGCTGCAAGACTGTGCAGTCACGGCTGGATTTCTACTGA